Genomic window (Nitrospinota bacterium):
AGATGCATTGGACGACAGGTCTTTTAATCGGTCTCTTTGGTCTATTTTTTATGGCAAGTACTGAAAATGTGCTTGGAGATTATATTGGTATAGCTATTGTTATATTTGGTGCTGCTTTGGCTATTAAATTAAAAAGGAAGCTTTAAGGAATTTTTTTATCATAAAAACTTATGACTCCTTTTTTAAAAAATCTGTTACGAGACTGTTGACTATTTCTGGTTTTTCTTCTTGAGGGGCATGTCCGCATTGAGGGATGATATGGAGGGTTGAGTGAGATATTTCTTGATGAAGCCGCTTTGCAAGGGCAAGCGGTATTATTCTATCCTCTTCTCCCCATATAATTAATGTCTTATGTTTGATGGTGGGGACCTGTTTTTCAATATCATCTATATCCGAAGGAATTAGTCCCTTTGCAAGAGCAACGAATGCTGACTTCGTTCCTTTTAGATTTAAAGGAGCACTATATCCATTTATAACCTCCTCAGTTATTAATCTGTTATCAAAATAGACCCTTGGAAGGACCTGCTGGATAATAGACTTTGAAGAAAAAAAATAAAAAGGAATCCTAAGCAGTGGGTTTTTTAACTTTCTTATATAGGATGGGAGACTTTGTTTATAGCAAGCAGGGGCCAATAATACAAGCTTAGATACCAGAGAAGGAAATTTTAAGGCCATAAGGAGAGATATTCCCCCTCCCAATGAATTCCCTACAAAGACAGCCTTTTTAATTTCTAAATAATTCATAAATTCTCTTATAAAGAGGGTCAGCGCCATTGGTGAATAGTCAGAATTCTTGGGTTTGTCAGAATTACCATGTCCTTTGAGATCAAGAGCATAAATTGGGTTGTGGCGAGATAAAACATCAACGTTATTTCTCCACGAAAATATTGAGGCAAAGAGGCCATGGATGAGGATGATTGGGCAATTTTTTTTCTTGGACTCAGTATTATCCTGAAAGATATAAGAAACCTTTAAGGGGTTTTCTGACTCTTTATTCATTGAGTCTGATATATCAATATATTTTTTTTTATAATCTTTCATCTTGATTTTAAGAATCATTAAGTATTAATATTACAGTTTAAAAAATGATTATGTCAAGAATAAGGGGCTACTGAGAATGAGAAAAGGAGGTAATAATGGAAAGAACGCTGGCTATTATAAAACCGGATGCAGTATCGCGAAATCTCACAGGAAAGATTTTATCCATTATCGAGGCTAATGAATTTAAGATAAAGGCTATGAAAATGTGCTCCTTGACAAAAAGGGAGGCAGAAGGATTTTATTATGTCCACAAGGAAAAACCATTCTTTGAAGGCTTGACAAATTTTATGTCATCAGGTCCGATAGTTGTCCTTCTATTGGAACGGGAAGGAGCTATAGATCAGTTAAGGGAGATTATGGGAGCAACCGATCCAAAAAAGGCTGATATATGTACGATAAGAAGAGAATATGGTCTTGATGTCGAGAAAAATTCCATTCATGGCTCTGATTCAAAAGAATCAGCAGATTTTGAAATCTCCTATTTTTTTAGTGATTTAGAGATACTAAAGTAATGAAGGGTCGTTAAAATCGGGTTTTTGATTTCTTTTTATCTCTATATCTTTCTAAGGCAAGGTCAATAAGCCTGTCTATGAGTTTCTTATAGGATAGCCCCGAGGCCTCCCAGAGTTTTGGATAACAACTCAATTGAGTAAATCCAGGAATCGTATTGACCTCACTGACATAAAGCTTATTCTTTGTTTTTTCCAAAAAGAAATCGACTCTTGCCATGCCTGCACAGTCTATTGCCTTATAAGCCTCTATGGATAATCTTCTTACCTTTTCTGAGACCCTTTTGGGAAGAGGTGCAGGTATAACGATATCAGTCATCCCGTCGGTATATTTAGCCTCATAATCATAAAACTCCTTTTTAGGAATAATTTCTGCAACGACAGATGCTATAGGATCGTCATTTCCCAATACACTACACTCGACTTCTCTGCAGAATATTCCTTCTTCAACGATAACCTTTCTGTCATATAAAAAGGCCGACTTTAAGGCCTCTTTTAACTTCTTTCTGTTTGTAGCCTTTGAGATGCCAACACTCGAACCAAGATTCGTTGGCTTGATAAAGGATGGAAAACCTATTTTATCTTCAATTACTTTAATGGCATTTCTCTCGTCTTTTTTCCAATCGACCCTTTTTATTATTGCAAAATCAGGTGTTGGAAGTCCCTTTTGCTTGAAGAGAGACTTCATAATCCCTTTATCCATGCCTATAGCTGAGGCCATAACCCCTGCTCCTACATAAGGAATATCCGCCATTTCAAGAAGACCCTGAATCGTCCCATCCTCTCCATAGGTGCCGTGCAAAACGGGAAATACAACATCGATTTTTAATTCCTTTTTCAAAATTTCTTTTTGACTTTTAAGAATAAAAATTCTTTTTTCACGAGGATTAAGAGAGAGAAGGGCCGTCGTGTTATTGACCCATTTTCTTTTTGATTTAAGAATCGCCATGGGGTCTTGAGACACAATCCATTTGCCATCAAGAGATATGCCTATGGGGATAATTTCATATTTTTTTCTGTCCATTGCATCCATAACAGATGCAGCAGAAATCAAGGATATCTGATGCTCGCCTGATCTCCCCCCAAAGAGGACAGCTACCTTTAGCTTTTTTTTCATTATTAAAACAGTCTTATATATTGAAAAAGATAAGCTTAGGTTTATTTAACATAGAGAGAGGGAATCGTCAATAGATATTGCTTTTTCAAGCTAAATAATTTTTTATAAACATATCAATACAATAAATCTTGCTATTTTAAATAAATTTTACTATCTTAAAAAAACTTTCAGAGGATGCTTATATGGTCTATGGCATAGGTATTGATATTGTTAAAGTTGAAAGGATCAAAAAGGCCATTCTCAAAAACGGCCAGAGATTTGTAAAGAGGATTTTTACAGAAAAAGAAATCTCATATTGTGAGAAGCGAAAAAGCATGTATCAACATTATGCCGCAAGGTTTGCTGCAAAGGAGGCGGTTTTTAAGGCAATGGGAACAGGCTGGCGCAAGGGAGTTTCATGGAATGAGATTGAAGTAGAAAATGATTCCTCTGGAAAACCTCATATCAATATCTATGGAAAGACAAAAGAGATCGCTGAAAGGATCGGGGGCAAGAGGTTTCTTATAACGATAACCCATAGTGATGAATATGCTATTTCAAAGGTTATTTTGACAGATTAAAGTTTTAAACAATAATACTTTTTTAGCACTTTAGGTCTTGACAAAATTTCAAAAGGTACTATCTTTTATTAATACGGATTTTTTTCCGAAAGGGCAAACTATTCCGAAAGGATAGGACGCAAAGCCACTGGCCCAGCAAAGGGCAGCAGGGTTGCCAAGAGAGATAAAAGAGATTTCAAAGCCTATCCTTTAAGGAGGATAGGCTTTTTTTGTTGGATATGTGTATCGCTAAAGGATATTTTCTATGCCTCTATATAGTTCGGCTATATCAGGTATAAATGCAGCTATAGATAGATATAATGTTTCCGCGAACAACAGAGCGAACATATCAACCAGCG
Coding sequences:
- a CDS encoding D-alanine--D-alanine ligase codes for the protein MKKKLKVAVLFGGRSGEHQISLISAASVMDAMDRKKYEIIPIGISLDGKWIVSQDPMAILKSKRKWVNNTTALLSLNPREKRIFILKSQKEILKKELKIDVVFPVLHGTYGEDGTIQGLLEMADIPYVGAGVMASAIGMDKGIMKSLFKQKGLPTPDFAIIKRVDWKKDERNAIKVIEDKIGFPSFIKPTNLGSSVGISKATNRKKLKEALKSAFLYDRKVIVEEGIFCREVECSVLGNDDPIASVVAEIIPKKEFYDYEAKYTDGMTDIVIPAPLPKRVSEKVRRLSIEAYKAIDCAGMARVDFFLEKTKNKLYVSEVNTIPGFTQLSCYPKLWEASGLSYKKLIDRLIDLALERYRDKKKSKTRF
- the ndk gene encoding nucleoside-diphosphate kinase; this encodes MERTLAIIKPDAVSRNLTGKILSIIEANEFKIKAMKMCSLTKREAEGFYYVHKEKPFFEGLTNFMSSGPIVVLLLEREGAIDQLREIMGATDPKKADICTIRREYGLDVEKNSIHGSDSKESADFEISYFFSDLEILK
- a CDS encoding alpha/beta hydrolase: MKDYKKKYIDISDSMNKESENPLKVSYIFQDNTESKKKNCPIILIHGLFASIFSWRNNVDVLSRHNPIYALDLKGHGNSDKPKNSDYSPMALTLFIREFMNYLEIKKAVFVGNSLGGGISLLMALKFPSLVSKLVLLAPACYKQSLPSYIRKLKNPLLRIPFYFFSSKSIIQQVLPRVYFDNRLITEEVINGYSAPLNLKGTKSAFVALAKGLIPSDIDDIEKQVPTIKHKTLIIWGEEDRIIPLALAKRLHQEISHSTLHIIPQCGHAPQEEKPEIVNSLVTDFLKKES
- the acpS gene encoding holo-ACP synthase, whose translation is MVYGIGIDIVKVERIKKAILKNGQRFVKRIFTEKEISYCEKRKSMYQHYAARFAAKEAVFKAMGTGWRKGVSWNEIEVENDSSGKPHINIYGKTKEIAERIGGKRFLITITHSDEYAISKVILTD